A section of the candidate division WOR-3 bacterium genome encodes:
- a CDS encoding DUF5683 domain-containing protein, producing MNSIICCGLFAHLPQDTLKKETQPTKHRQQIYYKSSSKAMFLSAIFPGGGQFYTQNYLKGVFVAGVEGALVSYAIKNHLDYKNTNNAEFRNRATNLLWWLALVKIFSLADAYVSANMFKFKEQQKLTVKHQIYESVLKSAIPSDGSKIICSRQHLLHLSNRYVYEKKTLIQSK from the coding sequence TTGAACTCAATAATTTGTTGTGGGTTATTTGCTCATTTGCCCCAAGATACACTTAAAAAAGAGACACAGCCGACAAAACATCGGCAGCAAATTTATTATAAATCAAGCAGTAAGGCAATGTTTTTATCCGCAATATTTCCGGGGGGTGGTCAATTTTATACCCAGAATTATCTCAAGGGTGTTTTTGTCGCTGGGGTTGAAGGCGCACTTGTATCTTATGCAATAAAAAATCATTTAGATTATAAAAATACCAATAATGCCGAGTTTCGAAACCGCGCAACAAATTTACTTTGGTGGTTAGCATTAGTAAAAATTTTTTCTCTTGCGGATGCTTATGTCTCAGCTAATATGTTTAAATTCAAAGAACAACAAAAATTAACAGTAAAGCATCAAATTTATGAATCCGTTTTGAAATCTGCCATTCCCAGCGACGGTAGCAAAATAATATGTAGTCGACAGCACTTACTGCATCTATCAAATAGATATGTCTATGAAAAGAAAACTCTAATCCAATCTAAATAG
- a CDS encoding GspE/PulE family protein, translating into MPDEDLELSLERQYGVPYIDLLQFKLDPELLGSFPEQFLRNSKVCPLFRSGNVLAVAMVDPHDIVTIDELRRQTGLEIEPMVCKESDLLQVINQFYSTQVATTSEEVLPEPEEVTTLEPDEEVGIAELDASPRKLEEMASEAPVVRWVNQLLIRAVRERASDIHIEPSRNGISVRFRIDGVLHPVTSPPKKLELGVISRIKIMSRMNIAEKRVPQDGRYGAIIDGREIDFRVSTFPTTYGETVVMRILDRVRLLSLSDLGFSKQDFEKIKSMIAKPHGVIIVSGPTGSGKTTTLYAILNEIRGTEKNIITIEDPVEYDIDNISQSQVNLRAGYTYLVGLRHILRQDPDVIMIGEVRDGETAGVAIRAALTGQLVFTSLHANDAPGTITRLIDMGVEPFLVASAVEGAVAQRLVRRICQRCKEPYHPPAKLLSELGLSSDIQFFKGRGCDRCRNTGYSGRIGIFEILKNTDRIRDLIITRPTTSALRQLARQEGMHTLWEDGLQKVLAGITTLDELMKEAEKI; encoded by the coding sequence ATGCCAGATGAAGATTTAGAATTGTCGTTAGAACGGCAATACGGCGTTCCTTATATTGATTTATTGCAGTTTAAGTTAGACCCGGAGTTGTTAGGTAGTTTTCCTGAGCAGTTTTTACGAAATTCTAAAGTATGTCCGCTTTTCCGTTCAGGGAATGTTTTAGCAGTTGCAATGGTTGACCCACATGATATTGTTACGATTGACGAATTGAGAAGACAAACTGGATTAGAAATTGAACCAATGGTTTGTAAAGAAAGTGATTTATTACAAGTGATAAATCAATTCTATAGCACGCAAGTAGCAACTACTTCGGAAGAAGTTTTACCGGAACCAGAAGAAGTGACAACTTTGGAACCGGATGAAGAAGTTGGAATAGCGGAATTGGATGCTTCGCCTCGCAAATTGGAAGAAATGGCTTCAGAAGCGCCGGTCGTGCGATGGGTCAATCAACTGTTAATTAGGGCAGTCCGAGAACGGGCCTCGGACATCCATATTGAACCATCGCGAAACGGCATTTCAGTTCGGTTTAGAATTGATGGCGTGCTACATCCAGTGACATCGCCACCGAAAAAATTGGAACTAGGGGTAATTTCGCGTATAAAAATAATGTCGCGGATGAATATTGCGGAAAAACGAGTTCCACAAGATGGTCGTTATGGCGCGATAATTGATGGTCGAGAAATTGATTTCCGTGTCTCAACTTTTCCTACAACCTATGGTGAAACTGTGGTTATGAGAATATTGGACCGTGTGCGTCTGCTCTCGCTAAGTGATTTAGGATTTTCAAAACAAGATTTTGAAAAGATCAAGTCAATGATTGCCAAACCCCATGGCGTAATAATTGTCTCTGGACCTACAGGTAGCGGAAAGACTACAACTTTATATGCTATTTTAAATGAAATTAGAGGCACAGAAAAAAATATTATCACGATTGAAGACCCAGTTGAGTATGATATTGACAATATCTCACAATCACAAGTTAATTTACGAGCCGGTTACACTTATTTAGTTGGTTTACGACATATCTTAAGGCAAGACCCAGATGTTATAATGATTGGCGAGGTTCGAGATGGAGAAACTGCGGGTGTTGCTATTCGGGCGGCGCTTACCGGACAACTCGTTTTTACCAGTCTGCACGCAAACGATGCACCAGGCACTATTACGCGTCTAATTGACATGGGGGTTGAACCATTTTTAGTTGCATCAGCAGTAGAAGGTGCTGTGGCGCAACGTTTAGTGAGAAGGATTTGCCAGAGATGCAAAGAACCATATCATCCACCAGCAAAACTGCTTAGTGAACTCGGACTAAGTAGCGACATCCAGTTTTTTAAAGGCCGGGGCTGCGACCGGTGTCGAAATACCGGATATTCCGGAAGAATTGGTATCTTTGAAATCCTAAAAAATACTGATAGGATTCGTGATTTAATCATTACACGGCCAACCACCAGTGCCTTACGACAACTTGCTCGTCAAGAAGGTATGCATACTCTTTGGGAAGATGGTTTACAGAAAGTGCTTGCTGGTATTACGACGCTTGATGAATTAATGAAAGAAGCCGAGAAAATCTAA